Proteins found in one Oncorhynchus mykiss isolate Arlee chromosome 17, USDA_OmykA_1.1, whole genome shotgun sequence genomic segment:
- the smarcc2 gene encoding SWI/SNF complex subunit SMARCC2 isoform X4, with translation MAVRKKDGGPNVKYFEASDTVSQFDNVRVWLGKNYKKYIQAEPPTNKSLSSLVVQLLQFQEEVFGRHVSNPPLTRLPMKSFLDFKSGGALCHILAAAYKFKSDQGWFDFQNPSRMDRNVEMFMTIEKSLVQNNCLSRPVIYLSSDIEAKLLGKLKDIIKRHQGSVTEDKTSSSHVVVPIPASLEEEEWVRLVMKRDKQVLLHWGYYPDSYDTWISASEVEAAVEEAPSPEKPRKVHAKWILDLDQFNEWMNEEDYEVGEGGPKRKRISAKTLTDEVTTPGDERRDKKPGSAKKRKRSPSPSPTPPPQESKKKNTKKGCGPTTPYTKSKRGQREEEPEDLTKDLDEPSPVPAVEEVTLPKTGTHAHTPNTKKDSESTPVKGGTMTDLDEQEDESMETAGKEEEEGSPSVKGEPVKGSDLHEDNVTEQTHHIIIPSYAAWFDYNSVHAIERRALPEFFNGKNKSKTPEIYLAYRNFMIDTYRLNPQEYLTSTACRRNLAGDVCAIMRVHAFLEQWGLINYQVDSESRPTPMGPPPTSHFHVLADTPSSLVPLQPKASQTPAAQQILSFPDKVKEKQPADLQNFGLRTDMYSKKTGPPKSKTAASAMRDWTEQETLLLLEGLEMYKDDWNKVSEHVGSRTQDECILHFLRLPIEDPYLEDTSSSLGPLAYQPVPFSQAGNPVMSTVAFLASVVDPRVASAAAKSALEEFSRMKEEVPAALVEAHVRRVEEAARTSGRQDPLYGLEGSGIAGTSLEEGEKPEESSEESKSDSQSSEEKRETKENKEGAMEEGEKQGENGKKEEERGRDGEGEGEQEAEKTDSEMGDGEKDKEGKEGSEESQREGESEGERKAKVERDVGEGNLATAAASALAAAAVKAKHLAAVEERKIKSLVALLVETQMKKLEIKLRHFEELETIMDREREALEYQRQQLLADRQSFHMEQLKYAEMRARQQHFQQIQQHSQTGGPHSAPAPTGPPPPPQGPSATQSQPTLSTPAPQPAPSPAPPTTSIPSSAQPAEPQPPPSGPHTSPPRPPGQPPTAHSSTTPTLHEPSAPLPEDTHHSSAPVPPPQ, from the exons ATGGCGGTGCGGAAGAAAGACGGCGGCCCGAACGTAAAATATTTCGAAGCGTCTGATACAGTCTCGCAGTTCGACAATGTCCGCGTTTGGTTGGGCAAGAAttataaaaag TACATCCAGGCGGAGCCCCCCACCAACAAGTCTCTGTCCAGCCTGGTGGTCCAGCTGCTGCAGTTTCAGGAGGAGGTGTTCGGACGACATGTCAGCaacccacctctcaccaggttGCCG ATGAAGAGTTTCCTGGACTTTAAGTCTGGTGGGGCTCTCTGCCACATTCTGGCTGCAGCCTACAAGTTCAAGAGCGATCAGGGCTG GTTTGACTTTCAGAATCCTTCTCGGATGGACCGCAATGTGGAGATGTTCATGACTATCGAGAAATCTCTAGTACAG AACAACTGTCTGAGTCGACCAGTGATCTACCTGAGCTCTGACATTGAGGCCAAGCTACTGGGGAAACTGAAGGACATCATCAAGAGGCACCAG GGCTCAGTGACTGAAGACAAGACGTCCAGCTCCCATGTGGTGGTTCCCATCCCTGCCAGTCTGGAGGAGG AGGAGTGGGTGCGTCTGGTAATGAAGAGAGACAAGCAGGTGCTGCTCCACTGGGGATACTATCCTGACAG CTATGACACCTGGATCTCAGCCAGTGAGGTGGAGGCTGCTGTGGAAGAAGCGCCCAGCCCAGAGAAACCCAGGAAG GTCCATGCCAAGTGGATCCTGGACCTTGACCAGTTTAATGAGTGGATGAATGAGGAGGACTatgaggtgggggaggggggccCCAAGAGGAAGAGAATCTCAGCCAAGACCCTGACGGATGAGGTCACCACCCCAGGGGACGAGCGTCGTGACAAGAAGCCCGGCAGTGCCAAGAAGAGGAAGCGCTCGCCCTCCCCCTCGCCCACCCCACCACCCCAGGAGAGCAAGAAGAAGAACACAAAGaaagggtgtgg gcccaCCACCCCGTACACTAAGTCTAAGCGAggccagagagaggaggagccagAGGATCTGACTAAAGATCTGGATGAACCATCACCTGTACCTGCAGTGGAGGAGGTCACCCTACCTAAGACAGgtacacatgctcacacac ccaacACTAAGAAAGACTCTGAGTCAACACCAGTAAAGGGAGGTACCATGACAGACCTGG ATGAGCAAGAGGATGAATCCATGGAAACtgcaggaaaggaggaggaggagggctctcCGAGTGTGAAGGGAGAGCCGGTGAAAGGTTCGGACCTCCATGAGGACAACGTGACCGAGCAGACCCACCACATCATTATCCCCAGCTATGCTGCCTGGTTTGACTACAACAG TGTCCATGCTATCGAGCGTAGAGCCCTCCCAGAGTTTTTCAACGGCAAGAACAAATCCAAAACCCCTGAGAT TTACCTGGCCTATAGGAACTTCATGATAGACACTTACAGGCTGAACCCGCAGGAGTACCTTACCTCTACCGCCTGTCGTAGGAACCTGGCCGGAGATGTGTGCGCCATCATGAG ggTGCATGCGTTCCTGGAGCAGTGGGGTCTGATCAACTACCAGGTGGACTCAGAGAGCCGGCCCACCCCCATGGGCCCCCCGCCCACCTCCCACTTCCACGTCCTGGCTGACACCCCCTCCAGCCTGGTGCCCCTGCAGCCCAAGGCCTCCCAg aCTCCGGCGGCCCAGCAGATTCTGTCCTTCCCAGAcaaggtgaaggagaagcagccaGCCGACCTGCAGAACTTTGGCCTGAGGACAGACATGTACAGCAAGAAGACTGGGCCTCCTAAG AGTAAGACTGCTGCCAGCGCCATGCGAGACTGGACTGAACAGGAGACACTACTGCTGCTAGAG GGTCTAGAGATGTACAAGGATGACTGGAACAAGGTGTCGGAGCACGTGGGCTCACGTACCCAGGACGAGTGTATCCTACACTTCCTGCGTCTGCCCATCGAGGACCCATACCTGGAGGACACGTCCTCGTCCCTGGGCCCCCTGGCCTATCAGCCCGTCCCCTTCAGCCAGGCAGGCAACCCCGTCATGAGCACAGTGGCCTTCCTGGCCTCCGTGGTGGACCCCCGCGTGGCCTCCGCAGCCGCCAAATCTGCCCTGG aggaGTTTTCCCGTATGAAGGAGGAGGTCCCAGCAGCACTGGTGGAGGCCCATgtgaggagggtggaagaggCGGCGCGGACCAGTGGCAGACAGGACCCCCTCTACGGCCTGGAAGGCAGCGGCATCGCAGGCACCAGCCTGGAGGAGGGAGAAAAACCTG AAGAGAGCAGCGAGGAGAGTAAAAGTGACAGCCAATCCagtgaagagaagagggagaccaAG GAGAACAAAGAGGGAGCcatggaagagggggagaagcaAGGAGAAAAcgggaagaaggaggaggagagaggaagagatggagaaggagagggagagcaagaggcTGAGAAGACCGACTCGGAGATGG GTGATGGAGAGAAGGataaggaagggaaggagggctcggaggagagccagagagaaggagagagtgagggagagaggaaggctaAGGTGGAGCGGGATGTGGGAGAGGGGAACCTGGCTACCGCAGCTGCCTCTGCCCTGGCTGCTGCTGCCGTCAAAGCCAAG CACCTGGCtgctgtggaggagaggaagatcaAGTCTCTGGTGGCTCTGCTGGTGGAGACTCAGATGAAGAAGCTGGAGATCAAACTTAGACACTTTGAAGAGCTGGAGACCATCATGGACCGAGAGAGGGAGGCG ttGGAGTAccagaggcagcagctactggCAGACCGTCAGTCGTTCCACATGGAGCAGCTGAAATATGCAGAGATGAGGGCGCGTCAGCAGCACTTCCAACAGATCCAGCAGCACAGCCAGACTGGAGGCCCACACTCCGCCCCGGCCCCCACtggccccccacccccaccccaggGCCCCTCAGCCACCCAGTCCCAGCCAACCCTCAGTACCCCTGCACCACAGCCAGCTCCCAGCCCAGCACCCCCTACcacctccatcccttcctctgcCCAGCCTGCTGAGCCCCAGCCGCCCCCCAGTGGTCCTCACACCTCACCTCCCCGCCCGCCAGGCCAGCCCCCCACGGCCcactccagcaccaccccaacactCCACG AGCCTAGTGCCCCTCTACCTGAGGATACACACCACTCCTCAGCCCCAGTTCCCCCTCCacagtga
- the smarcc2 gene encoding SWI/SNF complex subunit SMARCC2 isoform X8, with amino-acid sequence MAVRKKDGGPNVKYFEASDTVSQFDNVRVWLGKNYKKYIQAEPPTNKSLSSLVVQLLQFQEEVFGRHVSNPPLTRLPMKSFLDFKSGGALCHILAAAYKFKSDQGWRRFDFQNPSRMDRNVEMFMTIEKSLVQNNCLSRPVIYLSSDIEAKLLGKLKDIIKRHQGSVTEDKTSSSHVVVPIPASLEEEEWVRLVMKRDKQVLLHWGYYPDSYDTWISASEVEAAVEEAPSPEKPRKVHAKWILDLDQFNEWMNEEDYEVGEGGPKRKRISAKTLTDEVTTPGDERRDKKPGSAKKRKRSPSPSPTPPPQESKKKNTKKGPTTPYTKSKRGQREEEPEDLTKDLDEPSPVPAVEEVTLPKTANTKKDSESTPVKGGTMTDLDEQEDESMETAGKEEEEGSPSVKGEPVKGSDLHEDNVTEQTHHIIIPSYAAWFDYNSVHAIERRALPEFFNGKNKSKTPEIYLAYRNFMIDTYRLNPQEYLTSTACRRNLAGDVCAIMRVHAFLEQWGLINYQVDSESRPTPMGPPPTSHFHVLADTPSSLVPLQPKASQTPAAQQILSFPDKVKEKQPADLQNFGLRTDMYSKKTGPPKSKTAASAMRDWTEQETLLLLEGLEMYKDDWNKVSEHVGSRTQDECILHFLRLPIEDPYLEDTSSSLGPLAYQPVPFSQAGNPVMSTVAFLASVVDPRVASAAAKSALEEFSRMKEEVPAALVEAHVRRVEEAARTSGRQDPLYGLEGSGIAGTSLEEGEKPESSEESKSDSQSSEEKRETKENKEGAMEEGEKQGENGKKEEERGRDGEGEGEQEAEKTDSEMGDGEKDKEGKEGSEESQREGESEGERKAKVERDVGEGNLATAAASALAAAAVKAKHLAAVEERKIKSLVALLVETQMKKLEIKLRHFEELETIMDREREALEYQRQQLLADRQSFHMEQLKYAEMRARQQHFQQIQQHSQTGGPHSAPAPTGPPPPPQGPSATQSQPTLSTPAPQPAPSPAPPTTSIPSSAQPAEPQPPPSGPHTSPPRPPGQPPTAHSSTTPTLHEPSAPLPEDTHHSSAPVPPPQ; translated from the exons ATGGCGGTGCGGAAGAAAGACGGCGGCCCGAACGTAAAATATTTCGAAGCGTCTGATACAGTCTCGCAGTTCGACAATGTCCGCGTTTGGTTGGGCAAGAAttataaaaag TACATCCAGGCGGAGCCCCCCACCAACAAGTCTCTGTCCAGCCTGGTGGTCCAGCTGCTGCAGTTTCAGGAGGAGGTGTTCGGACGACATGTCAGCaacccacctctcaccaggttGCCG ATGAAGAGTTTCCTGGACTTTAAGTCTGGTGGGGCTCTCTGCCACATTCTGGCTGCAGCCTACAAGTTCAAGAGCGATCAGGGCTG GCGCAGGTTTGACTTTCAGAATCCTTCTCGGATGGACCGCAATGTGGAGATGTTCATGACTATCGAGAAATCTCTAGTACAG AACAACTGTCTGAGTCGACCAGTGATCTACCTGAGCTCTGACATTGAGGCCAAGCTACTGGGGAAACTGAAGGACATCATCAAGAGGCACCAG GGCTCAGTGACTGAAGACAAGACGTCCAGCTCCCATGTGGTGGTTCCCATCCCTGCCAGTCTGGAGGAGG AGGAGTGGGTGCGTCTGGTAATGAAGAGAGACAAGCAGGTGCTGCTCCACTGGGGATACTATCCTGACAG CTATGACACCTGGATCTCAGCCAGTGAGGTGGAGGCTGCTGTGGAAGAAGCGCCCAGCCCAGAGAAACCCAGGAAG GTCCATGCCAAGTGGATCCTGGACCTTGACCAGTTTAATGAGTGGATGAATGAGGAGGACTatgaggtgggggaggggggccCCAAGAGGAAGAGAATCTCAGCCAAGACCCTGACGGATGAGGTCACCACCCCAGGGGACGAGCGTCGTGACAAGAAGCCCGGCAGTGCCAAGAAGAGGAAGCGCTCGCCCTCCCCCTCGCCCACCCCACCACCCCAGGAGAGCAAGAAGAAGAACACAAAGaaagg gcccaCCACCCCGTACACTAAGTCTAAGCGAggccagagagaggaggagccagAGGATCTGACTAAAGATCTGGATGAACCATCACCTGTACCTGCAGTGGAGGAGGTCACCCTACCTAAGACAG ccaacACTAAGAAAGACTCTGAGTCAACACCAGTAAAGGGAGGTACCATGACAGACCTGG ATGAGCAAGAGGATGAATCCATGGAAACtgcaggaaaggaggaggaggagggctctcCGAGTGTGAAGGGAGAGCCGGTGAAAGGTTCGGACCTCCATGAGGACAACGTGACCGAGCAGACCCACCACATCATTATCCCCAGCTATGCTGCCTGGTTTGACTACAACAG TGTCCATGCTATCGAGCGTAGAGCCCTCCCAGAGTTTTTCAACGGCAAGAACAAATCCAAAACCCCTGAGAT TTACCTGGCCTATAGGAACTTCATGATAGACACTTACAGGCTGAACCCGCAGGAGTACCTTACCTCTACCGCCTGTCGTAGGAACCTGGCCGGAGATGTGTGCGCCATCATGAG ggTGCATGCGTTCCTGGAGCAGTGGGGTCTGATCAACTACCAGGTGGACTCAGAGAGCCGGCCCACCCCCATGGGCCCCCCGCCCACCTCCCACTTCCACGTCCTGGCTGACACCCCCTCCAGCCTGGTGCCCCTGCAGCCCAAGGCCTCCCAg aCTCCGGCGGCCCAGCAGATTCTGTCCTTCCCAGAcaaggtgaaggagaagcagccaGCCGACCTGCAGAACTTTGGCCTGAGGACAGACATGTACAGCAAGAAGACTGGGCCTCCTAAG AGTAAGACTGCTGCCAGCGCCATGCGAGACTGGACTGAACAGGAGACACTACTGCTGCTAGAG GGTCTAGAGATGTACAAGGATGACTGGAACAAGGTGTCGGAGCACGTGGGCTCACGTACCCAGGACGAGTGTATCCTACACTTCCTGCGTCTGCCCATCGAGGACCCATACCTGGAGGACACGTCCTCGTCCCTGGGCCCCCTGGCCTATCAGCCCGTCCCCTTCAGCCAGGCAGGCAACCCCGTCATGAGCACAGTGGCCTTCCTGGCCTCCGTGGTGGACCCCCGCGTGGCCTCCGCAGCCGCCAAATCTGCCCTGG aggaGTTTTCCCGTATGAAGGAGGAGGTCCCAGCAGCACTGGTGGAGGCCCATgtgaggagggtggaagaggCGGCGCGGACCAGTGGCAGACAGGACCCCCTCTACGGCCTGGAAGGCAGCGGCATCGCAGGCACCAGCCTGGAGGAGGGAGAAAAACCTG AGAGCAGCGAGGAGAGTAAAAGTGACAGCCAATCCagtgaagagaagagggagaccaAG GAGAACAAAGAGGGAGCcatggaagagggggagaagcaAGGAGAAAAcgggaagaaggaggaggagagaggaagagatggagaaggagagggagagcaagaggcTGAGAAGACCGACTCGGAGATGG GTGATGGAGAGAAGGataaggaagggaaggagggctcggaggagagccagagagaaggagagagtgagggagagaggaaggctaAGGTGGAGCGGGATGTGGGAGAGGGGAACCTGGCTACCGCAGCTGCCTCTGCCCTGGCTGCTGCTGCCGTCAAAGCCAAG CACCTGGCtgctgtggaggagaggaagatcaAGTCTCTGGTGGCTCTGCTGGTGGAGACTCAGATGAAGAAGCTGGAGATCAAACTTAGACACTTTGAAGAGCTGGAGACCATCATGGACCGAGAGAGGGAGGCG ttGGAGTAccagaggcagcagctactggCAGACCGTCAGTCGTTCCACATGGAGCAGCTGAAATATGCAGAGATGAGGGCGCGTCAGCAGCACTTCCAACAGATCCAGCAGCACAGCCAGACTGGAGGCCCACACTCCGCCCCGGCCCCCACtggccccccacccccaccccaggGCCCCTCAGCCACCCAGTCCCAGCCAACCCTCAGTACCCCTGCACCACAGCCAGCTCCCAGCCCAGCACCCCCTACcacctccatcccttcctctgcCCAGCCTGCTGAGCCCCAGCCGCCCCCCAGTGGTCCTCACACCTCACCTCCCCGCCCGCCAGGCCAGCCCCCCACGGCCcactccagcaccaccccaacactCCACG AGCCTAGTGCCCCTCTACCTGAGGATACACACCACTCCTCAGCCCCAGTTCCCCCTCCacagtga
- the smarcc2 gene encoding SWI/SNF complex subunit SMARCC2 isoform X6: MAVRKKDGGPNVKYFEASDTVSQFDNVRVWLGKNYKKYIQAEPPTNKSLSSLVVQLLQFQEEVFGRHVSNPPLTRLPMKSFLDFKSGGALCHILAAAYKFKSDQGWRRFDFQNPSRMDRNVEMFMTIEKSLVQNNCLSRPVIYLSSDIEAKLLGKLKDIIKRHQGSVTEDKTSSSHVVVPIPASLEEEEWVRLVMKRDKQVLLHWGYYPDSYDTWISASEVEAAVEEAPSPEKPRKVHAKWILDLDQFNEWMNEEDYEVGEGGPKRKRISAKTLTDEVTTPGDERRDKKPGSAKKRKRSPSPSPTPPPQESKKKNTKKGPTTPYTKSKRGQREEEPEDLTKDLDEPSPVPAVEEVTLPKTANTKKDSESTPVKGGTMTDLDEQEDESMETAGKEEEEGSPSVKGEPVKGSDLHEDNVTEQTHHIIIPSYAAWFDYNSVHAIERRALPEFFNGKNKSKTPEIYLAYRNFMIDTYRLNPQEYLTSTACRRNLAGDVCAIMRVHAFLEQWGLINYQVDSESRPTPMGPPPTSHFHVLADTPSSLVPLQPKASQTPAAQQILSFPDKVKEKQPADLQNFGLRTDMYSKKTGPPKSKTAASAMRDWTEQETLLLLEGLEMYKDDWNKVSEHVGSRTQDECILHFLRLPIEDPYLEDTSSSLGPLAYQPVPFSQAGNPVMSTVAFLASVVDPRVASAAAKSALEEFSRMKEEVPAALVEAHVRRVEEAARTSGRQDPLYGLEGSGIAGTSLEEGEKPEESSEESKSDSQSSEEKRETKENKEGAMEEGEKQGENGKKEEERGRDGEGEGEQEAEKTDSEMGDGEKDKEGKEGSEESQREGESEGERKAKVERDVGEGNLATAAASALAAAAVKAKHLAAVEERKIKSLVALLVETQMKKLEIKLRHFEELETIMDREREALEYQRQQLLADRQSFHMEQLKYAEMRARQQHFQQIQQHSQTGGPHSAPAPTGPPPPPQGPSATQSQPTLSTPAPQPAPSPAPPTTSIPSSAQPAEPQPPPSGPHTSPPRPPGQPPTAHSSTTPTLHEPSAPLPEDTHHSSAPVPPPQ, from the exons ATGGCGGTGCGGAAGAAAGACGGCGGCCCGAACGTAAAATATTTCGAAGCGTCTGATACAGTCTCGCAGTTCGACAATGTCCGCGTTTGGTTGGGCAAGAAttataaaaag TACATCCAGGCGGAGCCCCCCACCAACAAGTCTCTGTCCAGCCTGGTGGTCCAGCTGCTGCAGTTTCAGGAGGAGGTGTTCGGACGACATGTCAGCaacccacctctcaccaggttGCCG ATGAAGAGTTTCCTGGACTTTAAGTCTGGTGGGGCTCTCTGCCACATTCTGGCTGCAGCCTACAAGTTCAAGAGCGATCAGGGCTG GCGCAGGTTTGACTTTCAGAATCCTTCTCGGATGGACCGCAATGTGGAGATGTTCATGACTATCGAGAAATCTCTAGTACAG AACAACTGTCTGAGTCGACCAGTGATCTACCTGAGCTCTGACATTGAGGCCAAGCTACTGGGGAAACTGAAGGACATCATCAAGAGGCACCAG GGCTCAGTGACTGAAGACAAGACGTCCAGCTCCCATGTGGTGGTTCCCATCCCTGCCAGTCTGGAGGAGG AGGAGTGGGTGCGTCTGGTAATGAAGAGAGACAAGCAGGTGCTGCTCCACTGGGGATACTATCCTGACAG CTATGACACCTGGATCTCAGCCAGTGAGGTGGAGGCTGCTGTGGAAGAAGCGCCCAGCCCAGAGAAACCCAGGAAG GTCCATGCCAAGTGGATCCTGGACCTTGACCAGTTTAATGAGTGGATGAATGAGGAGGACTatgaggtgggggaggggggccCCAAGAGGAAGAGAATCTCAGCCAAGACCCTGACGGATGAGGTCACCACCCCAGGGGACGAGCGTCGTGACAAGAAGCCCGGCAGTGCCAAGAAGAGGAAGCGCTCGCCCTCCCCCTCGCCCACCCCACCACCCCAGGAGAGCAAGAAGAAGAACACAAAGaaagg gcccaCCACCCCGTACACTAAGTCTAAGCGAggccagagagaggaggagccagAGGATCTGACTAAAGATCTGGATGAACCATCACCTGTACCTGCAGTGGAGGAGGTCACCCTACCTAAGACAG ccaacACTAAGAAAGACTCTGAGTCAACACCAGTAAAGGGAGGTACCATGACAGACCTGG ATGAGCAAGAGGATGAATCCATGGAAACtgcaggaaaggaggaggaggagggctctcCGAGTGTGAAGGGAGAGCCGGTGAAAGGTTCGGACCTCCATGAGGACAACGTGACCGAGCAGACCCACCACATCATTATCCCCAGCTATGCTGCCTGGTTTGACTACAACAG TGTCCATGCTATCGAGCGTAGAGCCCTCCCAGAGTTTTTCAACGGCAAGAACAAATCCAAAACCCCTGAGAT TTACCTGGCCTATAGGAACTTCATGATAGACACTTACAGGCTGAACCCGCAGGAGTACCTTACCTCTACCGCCTGTCGTAGGAACCTGGCCGGAGATGTGTGCGCCATCATGAG ggTGCATGCGTTCCTGGAGCAGTGGGGTCTGATCAACTACCAGGTGGACTCAGAGAGCCGGCCCACCCCCATGGGCCCCCCGCCCACCTCCCACTTCCACGTCCTGGCTGACACCCCCTCCAGCCTGGTGCCCCTGCAGCCCAAGGCCTCCCAg aCTCCGGCGGCCCAGCAGATTCTGTCCTTCCCAGAcaaggtgaaggagaagcagccaGCCGACCTGCAGAACTTTGGCCTGAGGACAGACATGTACAGCAAGAAGACTGGGCCTCCTAAG AGTAAGACTGCTGCCAGCGCCATGCGAGACTGGACTGAACAGGAGACACTACTGCTGCTAGAG GGTCTAGAGATGTACAAGGATGACTGGAACAAGGTGTCGGAGCACGTGGGCTCACGTACCCAGGACGAGTGTATCCTACACTTCCTGCGTCTGCCCATCGAGGACCCATACCTGGAGGACACGTCCTCGTCCCTGGGCCCCCTGGCCTATCAGCCCGTCCCCTTCAGCCAGGCAGGCAACCCCGTCATGAGCACAGTGGCCTTCCTGGCCTCCGTGGTGGACCCCCGCGTGGCCTCCGCAGCCGCCAAATCTGCCCTGG aggaGTTTTCCCGTATGAAGGAGGAGGTCCCAGCAGCACTGGTGGAGGCCCATgtgaggagggtggaagaggCGGCGCGGACCAGTGGCAGACAGGACCCCCTCTACGGCCTGGAAGGCAGCGGCATCGCAGGCACCAGCCTGGAGGAGGGAGAAAAACCTG AAGAGAGCAGCGAGGAGAGTAAAAGTGACAGCCAATCCagtgaagagaagagggagaccaAG GAGAACAAAGAGGGAGCcatggaagagggggagaagcaAGGAGAAAAcgggaagaaggaggaggagagaggaagagatggagaaggagagggagagcaagaggcTGAGAAGACCGACTCGGAGATGG GTGATGGAGAGAAGGataaggaagggaaggagggctcggaggagagccagagagaaggagagagtgagggagagaggaaggctaAGGTGGAGCGGGATGTGGGAGAGGGGAACCTGGCTACCGCAGCTGCCTCTGCCCTGGCTGCTGCTGCCGTCAAAGCCAAG CACCTGGCtgctgtggaggagaggaagatcaAGTCTCTGGTGGCTCTGCTGGTGGAGACTCAGATGAAGAAGCTGGAGATCAAACTTAGACACTTTGAAGAGCTGGAGACCATCATGGACCGAGAGAGGGAGGCG ttGGAGTAccagaggcagcagctactggCAGACCGTCAGTCGTTCCACATGGAGCAGCTGAAATATGCAGAGATGAGGGCGCGTCAGCAGCACTTCCAACAGATCCAGCAGCACAGCCAGACTGGAGGCCCACACTCCGCCCCGGCCCCCACtggccccccacccccaccccaggGCCCCTCAGCCACCCAGTCCCAGCCAACCCTCAGTACCCCTGCACCACAGCCAGCTCCCAGCCCAGCACCCCCTACcacctccatcccttcctctgcCCAGCCTGCTGAGCCCCAGCCGCCCCCCAGTGGTCCTCACACCTCACCTCCCCGCCCGCCAGGCCAGCCCCCCACGGCCcactccagcaccaccccaacactCCACG AGCCTAGTGCCCCTCTACCTGAGGATACACACCACTCCTCAGCCCCAGTTCCCCCTCCacagtga